Proteins from a genomic interval of Euleptes europaea isolate rEulEur1 chromosome 16, rEulEur1.hap1, whole genome shotgun sequence:
- the CCDC138 gene encoding coiled-coil domain-containing protein 138, with product MASPAELSRSVERWRRRYLSGEDDSLKTVQTKCKNRRDRTSPGKMDSSLDDKFLSLLINSSCSKHSYRGRKHNRKHFSDSSKNFTNMGWLREELDSQYDSSQSNIQPEFSRDSLESNEVQRTGIYTETDVTLPSGLVVATCSDCGGSSVVRETGPQALNGQSLAPSHYSQICNELSIIHQKLQQEYLIQRENSLKLEQRERLLAEREALLSKHEAALTKIRGVEEEVHAKLQIIKEQHEAEIQQLTEALKEKTKENKRLRSSFDTLKELNDTLKKQLSDVSEQNKKIEAQSRKVQARLENLQRKHEFLTIQKSKEVFYAAREHKPIKPEKVTAMSKTCKVPLNLHIYDLLTVLMDWISDQHLSKLMHEDEKENIQRPTSTLSNRSYTKEKCIKILPLVAEQFQWMPFVNPNLHLHVVKFIYWAIRQLDGTQHAIMISTMRRLGDDLFKGVAPKGSQYISSEHAADLKLKTATFFKSGSLPLRVVSTLIIIKTVTQADYLAQAFGTLCMDLKTDEGKALFLDCQAVPIILSYIKISSKGLLSNAIDSLLQMTTESRFLHPFLEACSNESFFRTCSVLLRNYKLDLPILEKLSILLQKLSKIKSNKKMFELFTVHLMIQELQRTTHPEHAFLCINLNSILFNLGLTKGGRLANSPNTSQ from the exons ATGGCGAGCCCCGCGGAGCTGAGCCGTTCGGTGGAGCGTTGGCGACGGCGCTACTTGTCAGGGGAG GATGATTCATTGAAGACAGTGCAAACAAAATGTAAAAACAGAAGGGACCGCACATCTCcag GTAAAATGGACAGCTCATTGGATGATAAATTTTTATCTTTACTCATTAATTCCTCATGCTCAAAGCATTCCTACCGTGGTAGAAAGCACAATAGAAAACATTTTTCTGACTCATCAAAGAACTTTACAAACATGGGTTG GCTTAGAGAAGAGTTGGATTCCCAGTATGATTCAAGCCAATCTAACATACAGCCAGAGTTCAGCAGAGATTCTCTTGAAAGTAACGAAGTTCAAAGGACAGGTATATATACAGAAACAG ATGTCACTCTGCCATCTGGTTTAGTGGTGGCCACGTGCAGTGATTGTGGTGGTAGTTCTGTGGTAAGAGAGACTGGACCCCAAGCATTGAATGGGCAAAGCCTAGCACCATCTCACTACAGTCAAATTTGTAATGAATTGTCTATCATACATCAAAAGCTGCAG CAAGAATATCTAATTCAGCGAGAAAATTCTTTAAAACTTGAACAACGAGAACGCCTCTTAGCTGAACGAGAAGCCTTGCTTTCtaaacatgaagctgctttgaCTAAGATACGAGGGGTTGAGGAGGAAGTTCATgcaaaacttcaaattataaagGAG CAACATGAAGCAGAAATTCAACAGTTGACGGAAGCCttgaaagaaaaaacaaaggaaaacaagAGGCTTAGGTCGTCGTTTGACACTTTGAAGGAACTgaatgacactttaaaaaaacag tTAAGTGATGTGAGTGAACAAAACAAGAAGATAGAAGCCCAGTCTCGCAAAGTACAAGCTCGTCTGGAGAATTTGCAG AGGAAACATGAATTTTTAACAATACAGAAGTCTAAAGAAGTTTTCTATGCAGCAAGGGAACATAAACCTATTAAGCCAGAAAAAGTAACAGCAATGTCAAAAACTTGTAAG GTACCACTTAATTTACACATCTATGACCTTTTAACTGTGCTCATGGACTGGATCTCAGATCAGCACCTCAGTAAGCTGATGCACGAGGACGAGAAGGAAAACATTCAAAGGCCAACGAGCACACTTTCCAATAGAAGCTACACAAAGGAAAAATGTATCAAG ATCTTGCCTCTGGTTGCCGAGCAATTTCAGTGGATGCCCTTTGTGAATCCTAACTTGCACCTGCATGTGGTTAAATTTATTTATTGGGCTATCAGGCAATTAGATGGGACACAG CATGCAATAATGATATCAACAATGAGAAGACTGGGTGATGACTTGTTTAAAGGTGTAGCACCAAAGGGAAGTCAATACATTTCTTCTGAACACGCTGCTGATCTGAAACTTAAGACAGCAACTTTCTTTAAGAGTGGAAGTTTACCTTTAAGAGTTGTATCAACTTTAATTATAATCAAAACAGTGACACAGG CTGATTACTTGGCTCAAGCCTTTGGTACACTTTGCATGGATCTGAAGACAGATGAAGGAAAAGCCTTGTTTCTGGACTGTCAAGCAGTGCCTATTATACTGAGTTACATAAAAATATCAAGTAAAGGCTTGCTTTCCAATGCCATTGACAGTTTACTGCAGATGACAACAGAATCCA GGTTTCTGCACCCGTTCCTAGAAGCATGCAGCAATGAGTCCTTTTTCCGTACTTGTTCAGTGCTACTTCGAAATTATAAATTAGACTTACCGATTCTGGAAAAACTCAGCATTCTACTGCAAAAGCTCTCGAAAATTAA GAGTAATAAGAAGATGTTTGAACTGTTTACTGTTCACCTGATGATTCAAGAACTACAGAGGACGACACATCCCGAGCATGCTTTTTTATGTATTAACCTCAACTCCATTCTCTTTAATTTGGGCTTGACAAAAGGCGGCCGTCTTGCAAACAGTCCAAACACAAGTCAGTAA